The following coding sequences are from one Streptomyces sp. NBC_01485 window:
- a CDS encoding DUF4328 domain-containing protein, producing the protein MQTPQYNAVPNGSGMPGAGPGAMPTAWLRSPVGLGQAAAVMLGLVIAADLFALWADYVMYDVTGDLAGGALGDVARADDADRLYNSAGYAQSAALIGCAVVFVCWFHRVRVNAEVFRPDGHSKSRGWTVGAWFTPVVNLWYPRRIALDIWDASSPGTPWGPPRPHGPVNAWWTAWIVSLIADRAGWQAYRKADTAQEIHDATAQVMFSDALDILAAALAIAFVLRLTRMQHEKALQGPGSMPTLGAVGGVG; encoded by the coding sequence ATGCAGACACCTCAGTACAACGCCGTGCCCAACGGCAGCGGCATGCCCGGCGCCGGCCCCGGCGCCATGCCCACCGCCTGGCTGCGCTCGCCCGTCGGGCTCGGGCAGGCCGCCGCCGTGATGCTCGGCCTGGTCATCGCCGCCGACCTGTTCGCCCTCTGGGCCGACTACGTCATGTACGACGTCACGGGCGACCTCGCCGGCGGCGCGCTCGGCGACGTCGCACGGGCCGACGACGCGGACCGCCTCTACAACTCCGCCGGGTACGCGCAGTCGGCGGCCCTGATCGGCTGCGCCGTCGTGTTCGTGTGCTGGTTCCACCGGGTGCGGGTCAACGCCGAGGTGTTCCGGCCGGACGGGCACAGCAAGTCGCGCGGCTGGACGGTCGGCGCCTGGTTCACGCCGGTCGTGAACCTCTGGTACCCACGCCGGATCGCGCTGGACATCTGGGACGCCAGCAGCCCCGGCACCCCCTGGGGCCCGCCCCGGCCGCACGGCCCGGTCAACGCCTGGTGGACGGCGTGGATCGTCTCGCTCATCGCCGACCGGGCCGGCTGGCAGGCGTACCGCAAGGCCGACACGGCCCAGGAGATCCACGACGCCACCGCCCAGGTGATGTTCTCGGACGCACTCGACATCCTGGCCGCGGCTCTCGCGATCGCCTTCGTCCTGCGGCTGACCCGGATGCAGCACGAGAAGGCGTTGCAGGGACCGGGGTCGATGCCGACTCTCGGCGCGGTCGGCGGAGTTGGCTGA
- a CDS encoding ATP-binding protein, translating to MKKSLPAKPDDVVDRVREWDLLAEFLTDPDPAMRLGIVSGRRRHGKSYLLQALSEQVGGLYVTAVREEGRLPAIQRFSDAVAAHAGLRPGSLRLNDWRDVLSNALDVTARSSHPLLVIDELPYLLQHSPEIPGLLQQLYDERQRGAPPGAGPGPRLILCGSAMSVMHELLSGTRPLRGRAVVDLRLGAFDYRDSRTFWQIADPLTALKVHAVLGGAPGYRPVAARPHPDDGFDTWLARTLLDPGRAVHSRTETEYLLREDPRITQHTLYYDTLTAIANGATTPSKIGAALERPRNAVAHPLGVLESTGYIRREQDILRSKHPVITLADPVIRFNQLITLPQAAAVEQGFAEQVWQQAAPTFNSKILGPHFEDLARDFTRRYAHTLLPGGLPGPVGTTEVADQAARTKHEVDVIALAAGERPQAPRARIALLGEAKATAARRGTGDLERLERIRALLADQGYDTAATTLALYSLHGFCPELVDLAERRDDLLLVDLPTLYGG from the coding sequence GTGAAGAAGAGCCTGCCGGCCAAGCCGGACGACGTGGTCGACCGGGTCCGGGAGTGGGATCTGCTCGCGGAGTTCCTCACTGATCCGGATCCGGCGATGCGGCTCGGCATCGTGTCGGGGCGGCGGCGGCATGGGAAGTCGTACCTTCTGCAGGCCCTGTCCGAGCAGGTCGGCGGCCTGTACGTCACAGCGGTCCGGGAGGAGGGGCGGCTGCCCGCGATTCAGCGGTTCAGTGACGCGGTCGCCGCCCACGCCGGCCTGCGGCCGGGGAGTCTGCGTCTGAACGACTGGCGTGACGTCTTGTCCAATGCCCTTGATGTGACCGCCCGTTCGTCGCACCCGCTCCTGGTGATCGACGAGTTGCCGTATCTGCTCCAGCACTCGCCCGAGATCCCGGGGCTGCTGCAACAGCTCTACGACGAGCGTCAGCGGGGTGCCCCGCCCGGTGCCGGGCCGGGTCCGCGGCTGATCCTGTGCGGCTCCGCGATGAGCGTCATGCATGAACTGCTCTCTGGAACCAGGCCGCTGCGGGGGCGTGCGGTGGTCGATCTACGGCTGGGTGCCTTCGACTACCGTGACAGCCGGACCTTCTGGCAGATCGCCGACCCGCTGACCGCGCTGAAGGTCCACGCGGTTTTGGGCGGAGCTCCCGGCTACCGGCCGGTGGCTGCCCGGCCGCATCCGGACGACGGCTTCGACACCTGGCTTGCCCGGACACTGCTCGACCCGGGGCGGGCTGTGCACTCGCGTACCGAGACCGAGTACCTGCTGCGCGAGGACCCGAGGATCACGCAACACACGCTGTACTACGACACCCTCACCGCGATCGCGAACGGCGCCACCACGCCCAGCAAGATCGGTGCCGCTCTTGAACGTCCGCGCAACGCCGTCGCCCACCCTCTCGGAGTCCTGGAATCCACTGGCTACATCCGGCGGGAACAGGACATCCTCCGCTCCAAGCACCCCGTCATCACGCTCGCCGACCCTGTCATCCGCTTCAACCAGCTCATCACCCTCCCGCAGGCCGCCGCCGTGGAGCAGGGTTTCGCCGAGCAGGTGTGGCAGCAGGCCGCTCCGACCTTCAACTCCAAGATCCTCGGGCCGCACTTCGAGGACCTGGCCCGCGACTTCACCCGTCGTTACGCCCACACCCTGTTGCCCGGTGGACTGCCCGGCCCGGTCGGTACCACCGAGGTCGCCGACCAGGCCGCCCGGACGAAGCACGAGGTCGATGTCATCGCCCTGGCCGCCGGCGAGCGCCCGCAGGCTCCCCGCGCGAGGATCGCGCTGCTGGGCGAGGCCAAGGCGACCGCGGCTCGCCGGGGGACCGGTGACCTGGAGCGCCTGGAACGTATCCGTGCCCTGCTCGCGGATCAGGGGTACGACACCGCTGCCACCACCCTGGCCCTGTACTCGCTGCACGGCTTCTGCCCCGAACTGGTCGACCTGGCCGAGCGCCGGGACGACCTCCTCCTGGTCGATCTGCCCACCCTCTACGGCGGCTGA
- a CDS encoding RNA polymerase sigma factor, which translates to MGDDAELTAAVLAAQDGCETAFRTVYRTVHPRLLGYVRTLVGDLDAEDVASEAWLQIARDLERFSGDADRFRGWAARIARNRALDLIRMRGRRPAIGGDETELTGRAAESDTAGEAIEALATGRTLDLIARLPQDQAEAVVLRVVMGLDAKTAAETLGKRPGAVRTAAHRGLKKLAELLGEDPEMADVLDALPPQRGTRSRPVTSAGVTHVRTRTQKDM; encoded by the coding sequence GTGGGGGACGACGCGGAGCTGACAGCCGCGGTGCTCGCGGCACAGGACGGGTGCGAGACCGCGTTCCGGACTGTGTACCGCACGGTGCACCCGCGGCTGCTCGGGTACGTACGCACACTCGTCGGCGATCTCGACGCCGAGGACGTCGCCTCCGAGGCCTGGCTGCAGATCGCCCGTGACCTGGAACGGTTCAGCGGGGACGCGGACCGTTTCCGTGGCTGGGCCGCCCGGATCGCCCGCAACCGCGCCCTGGACCTCATACGCATGCGCGGCCGCCGTCCCGCGATCGGCGGCGACGAGACCGAGCTGACCGGCCGGGCCGCCGAGTCCGACACCGCAGGCGAGGCCATCGAGGCGCTGGCCACCGGCCGCACCCTCGACCTCATAGCCCGGCTGCCGCAGGACCAGGCCGAGGCCGTCGTACTGCGGGTCGTCATGGGCCTGGACGCCAAGACGGCCGCCGAGACGCTCGGCAAACGGCCCGGCGCGGTACGTACGGCCGCGCACCGCGGCCTGAAGAAGCTCGCCGAACTGCTCGGCGAGGATCCGGAGATGGCCGACGTGCTCGACGCACTGCCGCCTCAGCGTGGAACGCGCTCGCGCCCGGTGACGTCCGCAGGTGTGACGCATGTGCGCACGCGGACGCAGAAGGACATGTGA
- a CDS encoding L,D-transpeptidase family protein: MRMRRSIAVPAVAAALVTALVTVCGGCSVQAPTTDGTDGPVRPPSASSSAGATTDDRPSGGPAATSTPTSAPASAPPAAVLWSHGDTGREVRELQARLRQVAWLNAGPTGTYDGPTEEAVKGFQGKRGLPRTGKTDTVTWRRLLGMTREPGEWELYLMGGQPAAAPDPRCLTGRVLCIDKTTRTLRWMIDGRTVSTVSVRFGSQYTPTREGVFHVYWKSRDHVSTLYHSPMPYAMFFSGGQAVHYSADFAARGYAGASHGCVNVRDETAIADLFAQVRNGDKVVVSW, from the coding sequence ATGCGGATGCGGAGATCGATCGCCGTCCCGGCCGTCGCGGCGGCTCTGGTGACAGCCCTGGTGACGGTGTGCGGCGGCTGTAGCGTGCAGGCCCCGACGACGGACGGCACGGACGGGCCCGTACGCCCGCCGTCGGCCTCGTCCTCGGCCGGGGCCACCACCGACGACAGGCCGAGCGGCGGCCCGGCCGCCACCAGTACCCCCACCAGTGCCCCCGCCAGTGCCCCGCCCGCCGCCGTCCTGTGGTCGCACGGCGACACCGGGCGCGAGGTCCGCGAGCTCCAGGCCCGGCTGCGGCAGGTCGCCTGGCTCAACGCCGGCCCCACGGGCACGTACGACGGCCCCACCGAGGAGGCGGTGAAGGGCTTCCAGGGCAAGCGCGGGCTGCCGAGGACCGGGAAGACGGACACCGTCACCTGGCGGCGGCTGCTGGGGATGACGCGTGAACCGGGAGAGTGGGAGCTGTATCTGATGGGCGGTCAGCCCGCCGCCGCGCCCGATCCCCGGTGTCTGACCGGGCGGGTGCTGTGCATCGACAAGACGACCCGGACCCTGCGCTGGATGATCGACGGCCGGACGGTGTCGACGGTGTCGGTCCGCTTCGGCTCGCAGTACACGCCCACCCGGGAGGGTGTGTTCCACGTCTACTGGAAGTCCCGCGACCACGTGTCGACGCTCTACCACTCGCCGATGCCGTACGCGATGTTCTTCAGCGGCGGGCAGGCGGTGCACTACTCGGCCGACTTCGCGGCCCGCGGCTACGCCGGCGCGTCGCACGGCTGCGTCAACGTCCGGGACGAGACGGCGATCGCGGATCTCTTCGCGCAGGTGAGGAACGGCGACAAGGTCGTCGTGTCCTGGTAG
- a CDS encoding acyl-CoA mutase large subunit family protein — protein sequence MARESHRARESESGLPIEPVYGPADLAGWDPAEKLGEPGAYPYTRGVYPSMYTGRPWTMRQYAGFGTAAESNARYRQLIADGTTGLSVAFDLPTQMGHDSDAAIAHGEVGRVGVAVDSVEDMRVLFGGIPLDRVSTSMTINAPAALLLLMYQLVGEEQGVPAGRLTGTVQNDVLKEYIARGTYIFPPKPSLRLTADIFKYCKTEIPKWNTISISGYHMAEAGASPAQEIAFTLADGIEYVRTAVAAGMDVDDFAPRLSFFFVARTTILEEVAKFRAARRIWARVMRDEFGARNPKSLMLRFHTQTAGVQLTAQQPEVNLVRVAVQGLAAVLGGTQSLHTNSFDEAIALPTDKSARLALRTQQVLAYETDVTATVDPFAGSYVVERMTDDVEAAAVGLMRRVEDLGGAVAAIEHGFQKNEIEHSAYRIAQETDSGERVVVGVNRYRLDAEEPYEPLRVDPAIEARQAARLARLRAERDQSAVDTALAALKQAAEGTDNVLHPMKAALRARATVGEVCDALRGVWGAYAPSDAF from the coding sequence ATGGCGCGTGAGTCGCACAGGGCGCGTGAGTCGGAGTCCGGACTGCCCATCGAGCCCGTGTACGGGCCGGCGGACCTGGCGGGCTGGGACCCGGCCGAGAAGCTGGGCGAGCCGGGCGCGTACCCGTACACCCGGGGCGTCTACCCGTCGATGTACACCGGCCGTCCCTGGACCATGCGCCAGTACGCGGGCTTCGGCACGGCGGCGGAGTCCAACGCCCGCTACCGGCAGCTCATCGCCGACGGCACGACGGGCCTGTCGGTCGCCTTCGACCTGCCCACCCAGATGGGCCACGACTCCGACGCCGCGATCGCGCACGGCGAGGTCGGCAGGGTGGGCGTCGCCGTCGACTCGGTCGAGGACATGCGGGTGCTGTTCGGCGGGATCCCGCTGGACAGGGTGTCGACGTCGATGACGATCAACGCGCCCGCCGCCCTCCTGCTGCTGATGTACCAACTGGTCGGCGAGGAGCAGGGCGTGCCGGCCGGCCGGCTCACGGGCACGGTCCAGAACGACGTCCTGAAGGAGTACATCGCGCGCGGGACGTACATCTTCCCGCCGAAGCCCTCCCTCCGGCTGACCGCCGACATCTTCAAGTACTGCAAGACCGAGATCCCGAAGTGGAACACGATCTCGATCTCCGGCTACCACATGGCGGAGGCGGGCGCGTCCCCGGCGCAGGAGATCGCCTTCACGCTGGCGGACGGCATCGAGTACGTCCGTACGGCGGTGGCGGCGGGGATGGACGTGGACGACTTCGCGCCCCGGCTGTCCTTCTTCTTCGTCGCGCGGACGACGATCCTCGAAGAGGTCGCCAAGTTCCGTGCGGCCAGGCGCATCTGGGCGCGGGTGATGCGGGACGAGTTCGGCGCCAGGAACCCGAAGTCGTTGATGCTGCGCTTCCACACGCAGACGGCGGGCGTCCAACTGACGGCCCAGCAGCCGGAGGTGAACCTGGTCCGGGTCGCCGTCCAGGGTCTCGCGGCGGTCCTCGGCGGCACCCAGTCCCTGCACACGAACTCCTTCGACGAGGCGATCGCGCTGCCCACGGACAAGAGCGCGCGCCTCGCCCTGCGCACACAGCAGGTGCTCGCCTACGAGACGGACGTGACGGCGACCGTCGACCCCTTCGCCGGGTCGTACGTCGTGGAGCGGATGACCGACGACGTCGAGGCGGCGGCCGTCGGGCTGATGCGCAGGGTCGAGGATCTCGGCGGCGCGGTGGCGGCCATCGAGCACGGTTTCCAGAAGAACGAGATCGAGCACAGCGCGTACCGGATCGCCCAGGAGACCGACTCCGGCGAGCGGGTCGTCGTCGGCGTCAACCGCTACCGGCTCGACGCGGAGGAGCCGTACGAGCCGCTGCGGGTGGACCCGGCCATCGAGGCCCGGCAGGCCGCCCGCCTCGCCAGGCTCCGCGCGGAACGCGACCAGTCGGCGGTGGACACCGCCCTGGCCGCCCTGAAGCAGGCCGCCGAGGGCACGGACAACGTCCTCCACCCGATGAAGGCCGCCCTGCGGGCCCGGGCGACGGTGGGCGAGGTGTGCGACGCCCTCCGGGGGGTTTGGGGGGCTTATGCGCCGTCGGATGCCTTCTGA
- a CDS encoding Uma2 family endonuclease produces MAVLQHELTLGEAADLLSRALPGHRVEILQGRLTVTPPPDGSHALSLTWLIEAFGGAGARKAGLRYVQGIGLWLPTVAEDYSIPDFSVVDEDFRDALVQKNCYAPNVFRLVVEVTSSNWSDDLGPKVECYAEAGVPVYIVVDRKHDEVLVHQNPIDGKYDVPQRYKRGQSVPVPESVGVALDLSVDTLLDGDD; encoded by the coding sequence GTGGCTGTACTGCAACACGAGCTGACGTTGGGCGAAGCCGCCGACCTGCTCTCCCGTGCACTGCCTGGGCACCGCGTGGAGATTCTCCAGGGGAGGCTCACTGTGACACCGCCGCCGGACGGCTCGCATGCGCTGTCGTTGACTTGGCTCATCGAAGCATTCGGAGGCGCTGGGGCCCGGAAAGCTGGGCTCAGGTACGTCCAGGGCATCGGCCTGTGGCTGCCCACGGTGGCCGAGGACTACTCGATCCCCGACTTCTCCGTCGTGGACGAGGACTTCCGTGACGCCCTCGTCCAGAAGAACTGCTACGCCCCCAACGTCTTCCGCCTGGTCGTCGAAGTGACGTCCTCGAACTGGTCCGACGACCTTGGCCCCAAGGTCGAGTGCTACGCCGAGGCCGGAGTTCCCGTCTACATCGTGGTCGACCGCAAGCACGACGAAGTGCTCGTCCACCAGAACCCGATCGACGGGAAGTACGACGTGCCTCAGCGCTACAAACGAGGCCAGTCCGTGCCTGTCCCCGAGTCCGTCGGCGTCGCTCTCGACCTCTCCGTGGACACCCTCCTGGACGGCGACGACTGA
- the leuE gene encoding leucine efflux protein LeuE, producing MFGVIDLPTYLAGLVLIVLLPGPNSLYVLSVAARRGIRAGYTAAAGVWCGDSVLMTLSAAGVASLLQGNALLFGVVKYAGAGYLTWLAVGMLRAAWGMWRARGEHGERGGVEEASGAGAEERAFRRAFVISLFNPKAILFFVAFFVQFVDPGYAYPAVSFVVLGAFAQVASFLYLTALIFGGTRLAGAFRRRTRLAAGATSAAGALFLGFAVKLTLASA from the coding sequence ATGTTCGGCGTCATCGATCTCCCCACCTACCTCGCAGGTCTCGTCCTGATCGTCCTGCTTCCCGGGCCCAACTCGCTGTACGTCCTTTCCGTCGCCGCCCGGCGCGGGATACGGGCCGGGTACACCGCCGCCGCCGGGGTGTGGTGCGGGGACTCCGTGCTGATGACCTTGTCCGCGGCCGGGGTCGCCTCTCTGCTCCAGGGCAACGCCCTGCTGTTCGGGGTCGTGAAGTACGCGGGGGCCGGGTATCTGACGTGGCTGGCGGTCGGGATGCTGCGGGCCGCGTGGGGGATGTGGCGGGCTCGGGGGGAGCACGGGGAGCGGGGCGGCGTCGAGGAGGCGTCCGGTGCCGGGGCCGAGGAGCGGGCCTTTCGGCGGGCGTTCGTCATCAGCCTGTTCAATCCCAAGGCGATCCTGTTCTTCGTCGCCTTCTTCGTGCAGTTCGTCGACCCGGGGTACGCGTACCCGGCGGTCTCGTTCGTCGTGCTGGGCGCGTTCGCGCAGGTCGCGAGCTTCCTCTATCTCACCGCGCTGATATTCGGCGGGACGCGGCTGGCGGGTGCCTTCCGACGCCGGACGAGACTGGCGGCCGGCGCCACCTCCGCCGCCGGGGCGTTGTTCCTCGGCTTCGCGGTGAAGCTGACGTTGGCGAGTGCCTGA
- a CDS encoding amidohydrolase — MFRESEADPSGEDALPGAQPVALPGTLPEALRAELVAFRRDLHMHPELGNQEFRTTAAIKARLERAGLKPRVLAIGTGLICDIGAVGGQDGGADGVPVLAMRADIDALPIPDTKIESAYRSTVPGRAHACGHDVHTTVVLGAGLVLAELHRQGRLPRPVRLIFQPAEEVLPGGAADAIECGALDGVGRIIAVHCDPRVDAGRVGLRAGAITSACDRLEISLDGPGGHTARPHLTTDLVTAAARVVTDVPALVGRRVDTRAGLAVTWGRIESGHAPNVIPQHAELSGTVRCLDLEAWRQAPDIVVAAIDEVANLHRAKSEINYVRGVPPVVNDADVTGLLRDAMVARRGEAGVEGTEQSLGGEDFSWYLERVPGAMARLGVRTPGERTVRDLHQGDFDADESAITVGVELFTAAALLDAATRDE, encoded by the coding sequence ATGTTCCGAGAGTCCGAGGCCGATCCTTCAGGGGAAGACGCGCTCCCCGGTGCCCAGCCGGTCGCCCTTCCCGGCACCCTGCCGGAGGCGCTGCGCGCGGAACTCGTGGCCTTCCGCCGCGACCTGCACATGCACCCCGAGCTCGGTAACCAGGAGTTCCGTACGACGGCCGCGATCAAGGCCCGCCTCGAGAGGGCGGGGCTGAAGCCCCGTGTGCTCGCCATCGGGACCGGCCTCATCTGCGACATCGGGGCGGTGGGCGGACAGGACGGCGGGGCCGACGGCGTTCCCGTGCTCGCGATGCGCGCCGACATCGACGCGCTGCCCATCCCGGACACGAAGATCGAGAGCGCGTACCGGTCCACCGTGCCCGGCCGCGCGCACGCCTGCGGCCACGACGTGCACACCACCGTCGTCCTCGGCGCCGGTCTCGTCCTCGCGGAACTGCACCGGCAGGGGCGGCTGCCCCGGCCCGTGCGGCTGATCTTCCAGCCCGCCGAGGAGGTGCTGCCCGGCGGCGCCGCCGACGCCATCGAGTGCGGGGCGCTGGACGGCGTCGGCCGGATCATCGCCGTGCACTGCGACCCGCGCGTCGACGCGGGCCGGGTCGGGCTGCGGGCAGGCGCCATCACCTCGGCCTGCGACCGGCTGGAGATCTCCCTCGACGGCCCCGGCGGCCACACCGCCCGCCCCCACCTGACGACCGACCTCGTCACCGCCGCCGCCCGGGTCGTCACCGACGTCCCCGCGCTGGTCGGCCGGCGCGTCGACACGCGTGCCGGGCTCGCCGTCACCTGGGGCCGGATCGAGAGCGGGCACGCGCCGAACGTGATCCCGCAGCACGCCGAGCTCTCCGGGACCGTCCGCTGCCTGGACCTCGAGGCGTGGCGGCAGGCCCCGGACATCGTCGTCGCGGCGATCGACGAGGTCGCCAACCTGCACCGGGCCAAGTCGGAGATCAACTACGTGCGCGGCGTCCCGCCCGTCGTCAACGACGCCGACGTCACCGGGCTGCTGCGGGACGCCATGGTCGCCCGGCGCGGCGAGGCGGGCGTGGAGGGCACCGAGCAGAGCCTCGGCGGCGAGGACTTCTCCTGGTACCTGGAGCGGGTGCCCGGCGCGATGGCCCGGCTCGGCGTCCGCACCCCCGGCGAGCGCACCGTCCGCGATCTGCACCAGGGCGACTTCGACGCCGACGAGTCGGCCATCACCGTAGGCGTGGAGCTCTTCACGGCGGCAGCGTTGCTGGACGCGGCGACCCGCGACGAGTAG
- a CDS encoding BMP family lipoprotein: protein MRRNSRISQRTRFSRAAVAVAVVALAAAGCGKSSTDSKATDTESGTYSGKGIGLAYDIGGKGDQSFNDAAYAGLQKAEKEFKIGGQDIEPQDGESDADKVQRLTQLAQSGHNPVIGVGFVYGPAVKEVAAKFPNTTFGIIDDETVQAKNVADLVFHEEQASYLAGVAAAKASKKAHIGFIGGVDIPLIHKFEAGYVQGAKSVNPKIKIESQYLTETPQEGGFSSPDKGKDAASGQIEAGADVLYHAAGLSGQGVITEAAAKKVWAIGVDSDQYSQSALAAYKDYILGSALKNVGGAVYDLVKSVVDGKPLSGVVRGSLANDGVGFADTNPKYKAMTDVVAAVDKAKKAIIDGTVTVNTK from the coding sequence ATGCGTCGTAACTCTCGGATCTCGCAGAGAACCAGATTCTCCCGGGCGGCGGTGGCCGTCGCGGTCGTCGCACTCGCCGCCGCGGGCTGCGGCAAGTCCAGCACCGACTCCAAGGCCACCGACACGGAGTCCGGCACGTACTCGGGCAAGGGCATCGGCCTCGCGTACGACATCGGCGGCAAGGGCGACCAGTCCTTCAACGACGCCGCCTACGCCGGTCTGCAGAAGGCCGAGAAGGAGTTCAAGATCGGCGGCCAGGACATCGAGCCGCAGGACGGCGAGTCCGACGCGGACAAGGTGCAGCGCCTGACCCAGCTCGCCCAGTCCGGCCACAACCCGGTGATCGGCGTCGGCTTCGTCTACGGGCCGGCCGTCAAGGAGGTCGCCGCCAAGTTCCCGAACACCACCTTCGGGATCATCGACGACGAGACCGTCCAGGCGAAGAACGTCGCCGACCTGGTCTTCCACGAGGAGCAGGCCTCCTACCTGGCCGGCGTCGCCGCCGCCAAGGCGAGCAAGAAGGCGCACATCGGCTTCATCGGCGGCGTGGACATCCCGCTGATCCACAAGTTCGAGGCCGGGTACGTCCAGGGCGCCAAGTCGGTCAACCCGAAGATCAAGATCGAGTCGCAGTACCTGACGGAGACCCCCCAGGAAGGCGGCTTCTCCAGCCCCGACAAGGGCAAGGACGCGGCGAGCGGCCAGATCGAGGCCGGCGCGGACGTCCTGTACCACGCGGCCGGTCTGTCCGGTCAGGGCGTGATCACCGAGGCCGCCGCCAAGAAGGTGTGGGCCATCGGCGTCGACTCCGACCAGTACAGCCAGAGCGCGCTGGCGGCGTACAAGGACTACATCCTCGGCTCGGCGCTGAAGAACGTCGGCGGCGCGGTCTACGACCTCGTGAAGTCCGTCGTCGACGGCAAGCCGCTGTCCGGAGTGGTCCGCGGCAGCCTCGCCAACGACGGCGTCGGCTTCGCCGACACCAACCCGAAGTACAAGGCGATGACGGACGTCGTCGCCGCCGTCGACAAGGCCAAGAAGGCCATCATCGACGGCACGGTCACGGTCAACACCAAGTAA
- a CDS encoding BMP family lipoprotein: protein MRRVSRIAVASVATAALAVTVSACGSSSTSSSSSNSSAKNLGLALAYDVGGKGDQSFNDAATAGLDKADKEFGYKSTAVEPQDGESDADKVQRLESLAKQGYNPVIGVGFAYAPAVKEVAAKYPKVTFGIVDDDQIKADNVADLVFHEEQASYLAGVAAATATKTNTVGFVGGVDVPLIHKFEAGFKQGVEDTKKGVTVKSQYLTETAAEGGFSSPDKGESAAEGQIDAGADVVYAAAGLSGQGVIKAATAHKVWAIGVDSDQYKQDALKAYQASILTSAMKNVEGAVYTLAKSVKDGKPATGVVRGSLENGGVSVSDSNPAFASNAAIQDAIKKAEAGIKDGTIKVKTS, encoded by the coding sequence ATGCGCCGGGTGTCCCGAATCGCAGTCGCGAGTGTTGCCACCGCAGCCCTCGCCGTGACTGTTTCCGCTTGTGGAAGCTCGTCCACGTCGTCCTCCTCCTCCAACAGCAGCGCCAAGAACCTGGGCCTCGCGCTCGCGTACGACGTCGGCGGCAAGGGCGACCAGTCCTTCAACGACGCCGCGACGGCCGGCCTGGACAAGGCCGACAAGGAGTTCGGCTACAAGTCGACCGCGGTCGAGCCGCAGGACGGCGAGTCCGACGCGGACAAGGTGCAGCGCCTGGAGAGCCTTGCCAAGCAGGGCTACAACCCGGTGATCGGCGTCGGCTTCGCCTACGCGCCGGCCGTCAAGGAGGTCGCGGCCAAGTACCCGAAGGTCACCTTCGGCATCGTCGACGACGACCAGATCAAGGCCGACAACGTCGCCGACCTCGTCTTCCACGAGGAGCAGGCCTCCTACCTCGCCGGAGTCGCCGCCGCCACGGCCACCAAGACCAACACCGTCGGCTTCGTCGGCGGCGTGGACGTGCCGCTGATCCACAAGTTCGAGGCCGGCTTCAAGCAGGGCGTCGAGGACACCAAGAAGGGTGTCACGGTCAAGTCGCAGTACCTGACCGAGACCGCCGCCGAGGGTGGCTTCTCCAGCCCCGACAAGGGCGAGAGCGCCGCCGAGGGCCAGATCGACGCCGGTGCGGACGTCGTCTACGCCGCCGCCGGCCTGTCCGGCCAGGGTGTCATCAAGGCCGCCACCGCCCACAAGGTCTGGGCCATCGGCGTCGACTCCGACCAGTACAAGCAGGACGCGCTGAAGGCGTACCAGGCCTCGATCCTCACCTCGGCCATGAAGAACGTCGAGGGCGCGGTCTACACGCTGGCCAAGTCCGTCAAGGACGGCAAGCCCGCGACCGGCGTCGTCCGCGGCAGCCTCGAGAACGGCGGCGTGAGCGTGTCGGACTCGAACCCCGCGTTCGCGAGCAACGCCGCGATCCAGGACGCGATCAAGAAGGCCGAAGCGGGCATCAAGGACGGCACCATCAAGGTGAAGACCTCCTGA